GATCCATTCCTACACCAACGATCAGGTGATCCTCGACACCGTGCATAAGGACCTGCGGCGCGCGCGGGCCGCCGGGCTCAATATCATCCCCACGACCACCGGCGCGGCCAAGGCGATCAACCTCGTGCTGCCCGAACTCAAGGGCAAGCTCAACGGCCTGGCGCTGCGGGTCCCGACGCCCACGGTCTCCGTCGTCGATCTGACCGTGTCGCTGGAGAAGCCGGCGACCGTCGAGCAGATCAACGGCGCGTACAAGCGGGCGGCCGCGGAGGAGCTCAACGGCTTTCTCGGCTACAGCGACGAGCCGCTGGTCTCGACCGATTACAAGGGCGATCCGCGCAGCGGGATCATCGACGGGCTGTCGACCATGGCCGTGGGCAGCCTCGTCAAGATCCTCTCCTGGTACGACAACGAGTGGGGCTACTCGTGCCGGGTGGCGGATCTCGTGGCGTTCATGGTTACGCGGGGCGTGTGAGTACCAAGAAGAAGACCGTCCGGGATATCGACGTCCGCGGCAAGCGCGTCTTCGTCCGCGTGGATTTCAACGTGCCGCTCGACCACGGCCGCATCACGGACGACCAGCGGATCAAGGCGGCGCTGCCGACAATCCGGTATCTGCTGGACCACGGCGCGATGGTGATTCTGGCGTCGCACCTGGGGCGCCCGAAAGGCCCCGACGACTCTCTGCGCATGGATCCGGTCGCGGAGCGCCTCGGCGAACTGCTGCAGCGTCCGGTCAAGAAGCTCGACGACTGCGTTGGGCCGGTTGTCGAGGACCAGATCTTCTCGATGCACCCCGGCGACGTGGTCGTGCTCGAGAACCTGCGATTTCATCGTGACGAAGAGGCGAACGAGCCGGTGTTCGCCCACGCGCTCGCGCGCCTCGCCGACGTCTACGTGAACGATGCGTTCGGCACCGCGCACCGCGCGCACGCGAGCACGGTGGGGATCACCCAGTATCTGCCGTCGGTCGCGGGCCTGCTGATGGAGCGCGAGCTGACGTACCTCGGCAAGGTGCTCGAGCACCCGGCGAAGCCGCTCGTCGTGATCCTCGGCGGCAAGAAGGTCGAAGACAAGATCGGCGTGATCCGTAATCTGCTGCGCCTGGCGACGACGATGCTGATCGGCGGCGGCATGTGCTACACGTTCCTCAAGGCGCAGGGCGCCGCGATCGGCGCGTCGCTGCTGGAGGCCGAGAAGCTCGATCTCGCGGGCGACCTGCTGCGGGAGGCCGAGCGGCGCGGGGTCGCGATGGTGCTCCCGGTCGACGTCGTCGCGGCCCAGAAGGTGGAGGCCGGGGCGCCGACCCGCGTCGTGGACGCGCGGGCGATTCCGGACGGCTGGATCGGCGTGGATATCGGACCGCGCACGGTGGCGGCGATGAGCGCTCCCATCGCCGGCGCCGCCACGATTCTGTGGAATGGACCGATGGGGGTCTTCGAGATCCCGGAGTTCGCCGGGGGCACGCGCGCGATCGCGAAGGCCGTCGCCGAATCGCGCGGCGAGTCGATCGTCGGCGGCGGCGATACCGCCGCGGCGGTCGAGCAGTTCGGCTTCGCGGACAAGATCACCCACGTCAGCACGGGCGGAGGCGCGTCCTTGGAGTTCATGGAGGGCAAGACCCTGCCGGGCGTCGCGGCGCTGCAGGACGCGCCATCATGACGCCGCCGCCGGGTGCCGCCGGGCCCCGTTCCAACCGCGTGCCGCTCGCCGTCGGCAACTGGAAGATGCACCTGACCCGCGAGCCGGCGGAGCGCCTGGCCCGCGATATCGTCCGCGCGCTGGCCGAGGTGCGTGGAGTCGAGGTGGCGATCTGTCCGCCGGCGACCGCGCTCGATGTGGTCGGCCGCGCACTCAAAGGCTCGCCCCTGCTGCTCGGCGCCCAGACGATGCATGAGGGGACGCACGGGGCGTTCACCGGCGAGATCAGCCCCACGATGTTGCTCGATCTCGGCTGCCGGTGCGTCATTCTGGGGCATTCGGAGCGGAGGCAGTGGTACGGGGAGACCGACGAGGCGCTCGCCCGAAAAGTGCGCTCGGCAATCTCCCATCATCTCATGCCGATTATCTGCGTCGGCGAGCGATTGGTGGAGCGCGAGGCCGGCCAGA
The window above is part of the bacterium genome. Proteins encoded here:
- the tpiA gene encoding triose-phosphate isomerase, whose product is MTPPPGAAGPRSNRVPLAVGNWKMHLTREPAERLARDIVRALAEVRGVEVAICPPATALDVVGRALKGSPLLLGAQTMHEGTHGAFTGEISPTMLLDLGCRCVILGHSERRQWYGETDEALARKVRSAISHHLMPIICVGERLVEREAGQTDAIVTEQVEAAVGGAGEQSDVPLVVAYEPVWAIGTGHTATGEEANRVASLIRWVVASRCGAAAGDAVRILYGGSVKPDNVREFFGQPEIDGALVGGASLDAGAFAAIVRAAAERAA
- a CDS encoding phosphoglycerate kinase; the encoded protein is MSTKKKTVRDIDVRGKRVFVRVDFNVPLDHGRITDDQRIKAALPTIRYLLDHGAMVILASHLGRPKGPDDSLRMDPVAERLGELLQRPVKKLDDCVGPVVEDQIFSMHPGDVVVLENLRFHRDEEANEPVFAHALARLADVYVNDAFGTAHRAHASTVGITQYLPSVAGLLMERELTYLGKVLEHPAKPLVVILGGKKVEDKIGVIRNLLRLATTMLIGGGMCYTFLKAQGAAIGASLLEAEKLDLAGDLLREAERRGVAMVLPVDVVAAQKVEAGAPTRVVDARAIPDGWIGVDIGPRTVAAMSAPIAGAATILWNGPMGVFEIPEFAGGTRAIAKAVAESRGESIVGGGDTAAAVEQFGFADKITHVSTGGGASLEFMEGKTLPGVAALQDAPS